The sequence below is a genomic window from Mycobacterium heidelbergense.
ACGGCGATGTCGGCGCGGACGCAAAAGATGCGGCGGCGTTCGGCCTCGGCGACCACGGCCGCGTTCACCCGCGCGTCGTCGGTGGCGGCGATGGCGTACCAGGCGCCCTCGAGGTCACCGTCGCGGTATTCGCGCACCGACAGGATGATTCCGCTCATCGCCTCGACGGCACGGGTGGCGGTGCGCGAGATGACGTGCACCTCGGCGCCGCTGGCGATCAGCAGGGGCAGCCGGCGCTGGGCGACGGTCCCCCCGCCGACGACGATGACCTTCTTGCCGGCCAGCCGCAGTCCGGCGAGGTAGGCGCTCTCGGTCACCGGGCAAGCCTAATGTCTGCCGATCCTCGCCCCGCGGGCGTGGGCGACGAAGCGCGCCACCGCATCGGGCGTCGCGGCCGGGTGGGTGTGCAGGTACGACGCGTGCACGCCCGCGCGCACGGCGCCGTCCCGCACGGTGCCGTCGTCGCCGCGGTACACCCACGCCGGCGGGTAGTTCTCGGTGAAAGTTATTGCAGTCCGATGGAATTCGTGCCCGGCCACGCGCCGGCCGGCGGGATGCAGCGCCGAGTCGGCGACGGCGACCGCGTCGCGATAGGCCAGCGTGAGGTGCGGCGTGAACCGCGCCGACCCGGCCAGCGCGCCGCACATCGGGTGCCCGTCTAGGTCGTCGACCAGGTAGACCAGCCCGGCGCATTCGGCGTGCACCGGCGCGCCGGCGGCGGCCAGGCCGTTGATCTGGCGGCGGACGACGTCGTTGGCCGAGAGCTCCGCGGCGAACTGTTCGGGGAAGCCGCCGGGCAGCAGCACCGCGTCGGTGCCGTCGGGCAACGGGTCGGCGAGCGGGTCGAATTCGGCCACGTCGGCGCCGGCGGCGCGCAGCAGCTCCGCGTGTTCGGCGTAGCCGAAGCTGAACGCCTTTCCGGCCGCCATCGCGACGGTGGTGCGCGCGCCCGGCGCCTCCCCCACGGCGGCCGCGGGGTCCCACGGCGTCGCGGCGAGCCGGCTCGCGGCGGCTGCCATCACGGCGGACAGGTCGACGTGGCGGGCGACCAGGGCGGTCATCGCGGTGACCGCGGCGTGCGCGCGGCGACCGTGCTCGACGGCCGTGACGAGCCCGAGATGCCTTGTCGGCAGCTCCAATTCGGCGGTGCGCGGGATGGCGCCCAGCACCGGGACACCGGCCCGTTCGCAGGCCTGGCGCAGCACCTGCTCGTGCCTGGGCGACCCGACCCGGTTGAGGATCACGCCGGAGATCCGGGTCGCGGCGTCGAACGTCGAAAAGCCGTGCAGCAGCGCGGCGATGCTGTGGCTCTGGCCGCGCGCGTCGACCACCAGGATGACCGGGGCGCCCAGCAGGCCGGCGACGTGCGCGGTCGAACCCGCCGCGGGGCCGGCCGGGGTGGGCCCGATGCGCCCGTCGAACAGGCCCATCACGCCCTCGATCACGGCGATGTCCGCGCCGCGGGCGCCGTGGGCGTACAGCGGGCCGACGAGCCGTTCCCCCACCAGCACCGGGTCGAGGTTGCGCCCTGGCCGCCCGGCGGCCAGGGCGTGGTAGCCGGGGTCGATGAAGTCGGGGCCGACCTTGAACGGCGCCACCGTGTGGCCGGCGCCGCGCAGGGCCCCGATCAAACCCGTTGCGACCGTGGTCTTCCCGCTCCCCGACGCGGGCGCACCCACAACCACCGCGGGAACCTGGGTCACTGCCCCACCCTGTACCGCGAGCGTGCGCAGAATGACAGGCTGGGC
It includes:
- a CDS encoding cobyrinate a,c-diamide synthase, whose amino-acid sequence is MTQVPAVVVGAPASGSGKTTVATGLIGALRGAGHTVAPFKVGPDFIDPGYHALAAGRPGRNLDPVLVGERLVGPLYAHGARGADIAVIEGVMGLFDGRIGPTPAGPAAGSTAHVAGLLGAPVILVVDARGQSHSIAALLHGFSTFDAATRISGVILNRVGSPRHEQVLRQACERAGVPVLGAIPRTAELELPTRHLGLVTAVEHGRRAHAAVTAMTALVARHVDLSAVMAAAASRLAATPWDPAAAVGEAPGARTTVAMAAGKAFSFGYAEHAELLRAAGADVAEFDPLADPLPDGTDAVLLPGGFPEQFAAELSANDVVRRQINGLAAAGAPVHAECAGLVYLVDDLDGHPMCGALAGSARFTPHLTLAYRDAVAVADSALHPAGRRVAGHEFHRTAITFTENYPPAWVYRGDDGTVRDGAVRAGVHASYLHTHPAATPDAVARFVAHARGARIGRH